In Terriglobus aquaticus, the genomic window CCGCGCGGTGAGCGAAATTCGACACGCGTTCAGCAAAAATGGTGGGAACCTCGGCGAGTCTGGCTCGGTCGGCTACATGTTTGCCAAGAAGGGCGTGATCACGCTTGCCAAGGACGCGGCGGACGAAGAGAAGCTGACCGAGATCGTGCTGGAGAGCGGCGCCGAGGACCTGAACGACCAGGGCGAGCACTGGGAGATTGTGACCGGGCCGAAGGAGTTTGAGGCGGTTCGCGATGCGGTGACCGCGGCGGGATTGAAGCCAGAGCACGCGGAAGTCTCGATGGTGCCGTCGACGTATCAGAAGCTGGAAGGCACGCAGGCCAACGCGATGATGCGATTGCTGGATGTGCTGGAAGATCTGGACGATACGCAGAACGTGTATTCGAACTTTGACTTTGACGAGGCGACGGTCGCCGCGTAGGCCGAACACGAATCGGCAACAGGGAACCGCGAGGGCCGCCATGTCGGGCGGCTTTTGCGCGTCATAAGGGATAGGGATGATGGTGGGACGGAAGAGTTGGGCCGCGGCGGCGT contains:
- a CDS encoding YebC/PmpR family DNA-binding transcriptional regulator is translated as MSGHSKWATIKHKKGAADAKRGKVFTRLIKEITVAAKQGGGDPDGNPRLRTAILAAKAENMPADNIKRAVQRGTGEIEGLSYEEITFEGYGPGGVAVMVDVLTDNRNRAVSEIRHAFSKNGGNLGESGSVGYMFAKKGVITLAKDAADEEKLTEIVLESGAEDLNDQGEHWEIVTGPKEFEAVRDAVTAAGLKPEHAEVSMVPSTYQKLEGTQANAMMRLLDVLEDLDDTQNVYSNFDFDEATVAA